The proteins below are encoded in one region of Parvicella tangerina:
- a CDS encoding SPOR domain-containing protein — translation MSTLYRVIVIISLLIPFTLLGQESDEIADNNEENENAKENESASVDLPSTDFIFRPKLSLGIGMFTFYGDVSTNHTGYHPTVSRLAYDLRLINPLTSYLDMNFYVLFGQVSANERTLTRNLNFNSHITTGGLTFTYNFKNLRTWKSNVHPFISAGIESVEFLSKTDLYDANGNYYYYWSDGRIMDMAEDDPSAANATEIYRDYTYESDLRELNIDGYENYPERTWAFPVEVGANFILSDKVNFRVSTSMHFTQTDLIDNVTSESVGNRAGTKGNDKFLYTSVSMTYDLTFGKGGKGDGDDFGEWMDLYAQDTSDYDKDGVGDLADLCAKTPLDARPVDEFGCPLDQDLDGVSDNLDDELDTPEGAPVDENGVALTDEDFELRYRMYKDSIGEFATLEEVTNTSQSEGGGLVAGGNQDGIVSDGPKESYTVIVGSDSTGVTANELHEFLSFKEFKVIDEGDNVYYIVGEYDNINDAVAARNELNDQGFNTSVGKTETGDNGKTSVTEVPDNELPEGDGNANLGKGTIYKVQIGAFSKKLSGKVFGDANDLSYVKGDDGLWRYYSGSFSDKKEAAEHRINLLEKGYKGSFIVVFNDGDRLTLAEGGFEVTEGHNDTKEESSTPTANAVNPDLIKFKVQVGAFQNKIPTDILDLYLSIGNVLPKKDEESGLTKYFIGTHNSYEEAEAAKKELQEKGLVDAFVVGDFNGKIITAQEALDLLK, via the coding sequence ATGTCTACACTTTACAGAGTTATAGTCATAATTAGCCTACTTATACCGTTTACTCTTCTTGGGCAGGAATCAGATGAAATAGCGGATAATAATGAGGAAAATGAGAATGCCAAAGAAAATGAGTCGGCTTCAGTTGACCTACCCTCAACGGATTTCATCTTCAGACCGAAGCTAAGTCTGGGAATTGGAATGTTCACTTTTTATGGAGATGTTTCGACTAACCATACTGGTTATCATCCTACGGTAAGTAGATTGGCTTATGATCTTCGATTAATTAACCCGCTTACGAGTTATCTGGATATGAATTTCTATGTCCTGTTTGGGCAAGTAAGTGCAAACGAAAGAACATTAACCAGAAATCTGAACTTTAACTCCCACATCACCACTGGAGGTCTTACGTTTACTTATAACTTCAAGAACTTAAGAACGTGGAAGTCAAACGTGCACCCATTTATTTCGGCAGGTATCGAATCTGTTGAGTTTCTCTCGAAGACCGATTTATACGATGCGAACGGAAACTATTATTACTACTGGAGTGATGGGAGAATTATGGATATGGCAGAAGATGATCCAAGTGCGGCAAATGCAACGGAAATATATCGTGACTACACCTACGAGTCGGACCTTCGAGAATTGAATATTGATGGTTATGAAAATTACCCAGAAAGAACATGGGCTTTTCCCGTTGAAGTTGGAGCAAATTTTATTTTAAGTGATAAAGTAAACTTTAGAGTAAGTACTTCAATGCACTTTACGCAAACGGATCTCATCGATAATGTAACTTCTGAGAGTGTCGGAAATAGAGCGGGTACGAAGGGTAATGATAAATTTCTTTATACTTCTGTATCAATGACCTATGATTTAACCTTTGGCAAAGGAGGCAAAGGTGATGGAGATGATTTTGGTGAGTGGATGGACCTTTATGCTCAAGATACTTCAGATTATGATAAAGATGGAGTAGGGGATCTGGCTGATCTCTGTGCAAAAACGCCATTAGATGCGAGACCTGTTGATGAGTTTGGTTGTCCACTTGATCAAGACCTGGATGGTGTTTCTGATAACCTTGATGATGAATTGGATACTCCTGAAGGTGCGCCTGTTGATGAGAATGGAGTAGCACTTACTGACGAAGACTTTGAATTGAGATATAGAATGTACAAAGATTCTATCGGAGAGTTTGCTACATTAGAGGAAGTCACCAATACCTCTCAGTCTGAAGGAGGAGGACTCGTTGCTGGAGGTAATCAAGACGGAATCGTTAGTGATGGGCCAAAAGAAAGTTACACCGTAATTGTTGGGAGTGATTCCACGGGGGTAACAGCTAATGAATTGCATGAATTCCTTTCTTTCAAAGAGTTTAAGGTGATTGATGAGGGAGATAATGTTTATTACATTGTGGGTGAATATGATAATATCAATGATGCAGTTGCAGCAAGAAATGAGTTAAACGATCAAGGCTTTAATACTTCGGTTGGTAAAACGGAGACTGGTGATAACGGAAAGACTAGTGTAACTGAAGTTCCAGATAACGAACTTCCTGAAGGTGATGGTAATGCAAACTTAGGAAAAGGTACCATCTATAAAGTTCAAATTGGTGCTTTCAGTAAGAAACTTAGTGGTAAAGTGTTTGGAGATGCAAATGACCTTAGTTACGTTAAAGGAGATGATGGACTCTGGAGATATTATTCCGGCTCTTTCTCCGACAAGAAAGAAGCTGCAGAGCATAGAATTAACCTCTTAGAGAAAGGTTATAAAGGTTCATTTATTGTCGTGTTTAATGATGGTGACCGACTGACTCTTGCTGAAGGAGGGTTTGAAGTGACTGAAGGACACAATGATACAAAAGAAGAATCCTCAACACCTACTGCAAATGCCGTTAACCCTGATCTGATTAAATTTAAAGTTCAGGTGGGCGCATTCCAGAACAAGATTCCAACGGATATATTGGATCTTTACTTATCAATTGGTAACGTGTTGCCTAAGAAAGATGAAGAAAGTGGTTTGACTAAGTACTTCATTGGAACTCACAATAGTTATGAAGAAGCAGAAGCTGCTAAGAAAGAATTGCAAGAAAAAGGGTTAGTCGATGCGTTTGTAGTTGGAGATTTCAACGGTAAAATTATCACCGCGCAAGAAGCGCTTGACCTATTAAAGTAA
- a CDS encoding fumarylacetoacetate hydrolase family protein, translating to MKIICIGRNYVDHAKELNNEVPKEPVFFFKPDTSILPKKQPFYIPDFTNDLHYELEVVVKINKLGKNIKEKFANTYYDEIGLGIDFTARDVQKECKEKGLPWEKAKGFDYSAPLSETFIKIAELEDVNQLGFSLYKNGNKVQQGNTKDMIFSIDQIISYISQFVTLKIGDLIFTGTPAGVGKAEIGDVLEGFIEDEKILSLKIK from the coding sequence ATGAAAATTATTTGTATAGGAAGAAACTATGTTGACCACGCGAAAGAACTCAATAATGAAGTTCCGAAAGAGCCTGTTTTTTTCTTTAAGCCAGACACTTCGATACTTCCAAAGAAACAACCGTTTTATATCCCTGACTTTACGAATGACCTACACTATGAGTTAGAAGTTGTTGTTAAAATCAATAAACTAGGTAAAAATATTAAGGAAAAATTCGCGAATACTTACTATGATGAAATTGGCCTTGGTATTGACTTCACTGCGAGAGATGTTCAAAAAGAGTGTAAGGAAAAAGGTTTACCTTGGGAAAAAGCTAAAGGTTTTGATTATTCAGCACCTTTGAGTGAGACCTTTATTAAAATTGCTGAGCTTGAAGATGTGAACCAATTGGGTTTTAGTTTGTATAAGAACGGTAACAAAGTTCAACAGGGTAATACGAAAGATATGATCTTTAGCATCGATCAGATAATCAGTTATATTTCTCAATTTGTAACTCTTAAAATAGGAGACCTCATTTTCACAGGCACTCCCGCTGGAGTTGGAAAAGCAGAAATTGGAGACGTATTAGAAGGTTTTATAGAAGATGAAAAAATCCTATCTTTAAAGATAAAATAA
- a CDS encoding 3'-5' exonuclease, with the protein MRLNLIKPIAVFDIEATGVQIGKDRIVEIAILKVYPDGTREKYETRVNPEMPIPLETSEIHGIYDVDVLNEPKLNEVGKEIIEFIGDADLVGYNCKKFDIPFLIEELDRVGLEFNTEDRKIIDVQNIFHKKEQRTLAAAYQFYCNKELTDAHAAMADVDATFEVLESQLLKYEDLEPTAEFLDEYSVVGPKTLDFARRIGVNKEGEPIFNFGKHKGRKVQDVFRKDPNYYKWIMNGDFAKDTKSKFTKVWNSIK; encoded by the coding sequence ATGAGACTAAACTTAATAAAACCAATAGCGGTTTTTGATATCGAAGCAACTGGTGTTCAAATTGGTAAAGATCGAATTGTTGAAATAGCTATTCTCAAAGTATACCCTGATGGTACCCGAGAAAAGTACGAAACAAGAGTGAACCCAGAGATGCCGATTCCACTTGAAACTTCCGAAATACATGGGATTTATGATGTAGATGTACTGAACGAACCCAAACTTAACGAGGTGGGTAAAGAAATTATTGAGTTTATTGGTGATGCTGATCTAGTTGGATACAATTGTAAGAAGTTTGATATCCCTTTCTTGATAGAAGAGTTAGATCGGGTAGGTCTCGAGTTTAATACAGAGGATAGGAAGATTATCGATGTTCAAAACATTTTTCACAAAAAAGAACAGCGTACTCTAGCAGCCGCTTATCAGTTCTACTGTAATAAAGAGTTAACTGATGCACATGCTGCAATGGCTGATGTTGATGCGACTTTTGAAGTCCTTGAATCACAACTGCTGAAGTATGAGGATCTGGAACCAACTGCTGAGTTCCTGGATGAATACTCTGTTGTAGGACCGAAAACGCTTGACTTTGCCAGAAGGATAGGGGTAAATAAGGAAGGAGAACCAATATTTAACTTCGGAAAACATAAAGGGAGAAAAGTTCAGGACGTTTTCCGAAAGGATCCGAATTACTACAAATGGATAATGAACGGTGACTTTGCGAAGGATACAAAATCCAAGTTTACAAAAGTCTGGAATTCAATTAAATAG
- a CDS encoding tetratricopeptide repeat protein, with amino-acid sequence MKALLVIFICSVYLGVFSQIDYRLAYDLYKQTNYLDATKEFKKHLKVDPKDSKALFHIGMCYLNTNIDKGAAVTYFKKCLDTDKPDDECLFYLAQSYASQYEYEKAIENMESYLKDPGKQEEEAKKLIVQYKKAKDLYDNPLDISFFNLGDNINGPYPDYGAFCSKDEEYVVFTTRRDEGKGMKEFDGYYPSDVMITKYDGVHFNTAKMVKLNTSYDESVVGIYEDGSTIFVYYDNISEAGEIYYSELSGSNYSKKRKIPEGVNNPKTIETSASMSADEQTLFFASNRDGGKGGLDLYMTRKLPNGNWAEPQNIKALNTEGHEDFPKLASDGKTLYFCSTGHGGLGGYDIFTCTWNPEDNSFSEPKNIGYPLNTSYDDKVICYTADGNHAYVSQVRPEGYGDFDIYRVAINKERLNPAIYLVDLRDKVSNEKLSESVIYVFNENDEMIGEFIQNEDKPIAVTLDPGEYSLEIETPGYELKVMKIEVSEFDTTSGIINKVYKLEK; translated from the coding sequence ATGAAGGCATTATTGGTAATATTTATTTGCTCGGTTTATCTAGGAGTATTCTCTCAGATAGATTATCGTTTAGCCTATGACTTGTACAAGCAGACTAACTATCTTGATGCAACCAAGGAGTTTAAAAAGCACTTAAAAGTAGATCCCAAAGATTCCAAAGCTTTGTTTCACATTGGAATGTGTTACCTCAATACGAATATAGACAAAGGTGCAGCGGTTACTTATTTTAAGAAGTGTTTGGATACTGATAAGCCGGATGATGAGTGTTTATTTTATTTGGCGCAGTCTTATGCTTCACAATACGAGTATGAAAAAGCCATCGAAAACATGGAGTCTTATTTAAAGGACCCAGGTAAGCAAGAGGAAGAAGCCAAAAAGTTGATAGTCCAATATAAAAAAGCTAAGGATCTTTATGATAATCCGTTAGATATTTCATTCTTTAATCTGGGGGATAATATAAATGGACCTTACCCTGATTATGGAGCTTTCTGTTCAAAAGATGAGGAATACGTAGTTTTTACTACTCGAAGAGATGAAGGAAAAGGAATGAAGGAGTTTGATGGTTACTACCCGTCTGATGTGATGATCACGAAGTATGACGGTGTCCATTTTAATACAGCCAAAATGGTTAAATTAAATACCTCTTATGACGAGTCAGTCGTGGGTATTTACGAAGATGGGTCTACTATTTTTGTTTATTACGATAACATTAGTGAAGCAGGTGAAATCTATTATTCAGAGTTATCTGGTAGTAACTATTCCAAAAAAAGAAAGATTCCTGAAGGGGTAAATAATCCAAAAACGATAGAAACATCTGCCTCTATGTCTGCCGATGAGCAAACGCTTTTTTTTGCATCTAATCGTGATGGAGGAAAAGGGGGGCTGGATTTGTATATGACCAGAAAGTTGCCTAATGGCAATTGGGCAGAGCCACAAAATATTAAGGCATTGAACACAGAAGGGCATGAAGATTTTCCCAAACTAGCCTCGGATGGAAAGACGCTATATTTTTGCTCAACGGGTCATGGTGGTTTAGGTGGATATGACATCTTTACCTGCACTTGGAACCCTGAGGATAATTCATTCAGTGAACCCAAAAACATTGGATACCCACTGAATACAAGCTATGATGATAAAGTAATCTGCTACACAGCAGATGGGAATCATGCATATGTTTCTCAAGTAAGACCTGAAGGATATGGAGATTTTGATATTTATAGAGTAGCCATTAACAAAGAGAGGTTAAATCCAGCTATTTATTTGGTGGACCTAAGAGATAAAGTTTCTAATGAGAAACTGTCAGAAAGTGTGATTTATGTTTTTAATGAGAATGATGAAATGATTGGAGAGTTTATCCAGAATGAAGATAAACCTATCGCTGTAACGTTGGATCCAGGAGAGTACTCTTTAGAAATAGAAACCCCAGGATACGAGCTCAAGGTGATGAAAATTGAGGTTTCTGAGTTTGATACAACTTCAGGTATCATAAATAAAGTCTATAAATTAGAGAAGTAG
- a CDS encoding dihydrolipoamide acetyltransferase family protein — MADIEVLLPKMGESVAEATITSWLKGVGDTIEEDEPIVEIATDKVDSEVPSPASGVIKEVLFNEGDVVPVGAVFAIIGAEGEETSTASSPAPKTEASEVSTEVEKELLAPVTAGSNGNGSSIPKTSDGGKFYSPLVRSIAETEGVTLSELEAISGTGQEGRVTKKDILAYLDNRGAAPAVNVQVAKPVEEKVDAKPKTAGPAGDGVATQIHKAPPVPIGPNDEIIEMDRMRKMIADHMVMSTHVSPHVTSFVEADVTNIVLWREKNKKSFLEKTGEKLTFTPIFIEAVVKALQDYPMVNTMLNGKEIVVKKDINVGMATALPTGNLIVPVIHNADQYNMVGLAKKVNSLAGAARENKLSPDDIQGGTYTVSNVGTFGNVMGTPIINQPQSAILALGAIRKKPAVIETPFGDTIGIRHQMFLSHSYDHRIIDGALGGSFVKRVAEYLEAFDIDRAI; from the coding sequence ATGGCTGATATTGAGGTATTATTACCAAAAATGGGAGAAAGTGTTGCAGAAGCAACCATTACAAGTTGGTTAAAAGGTGTTGGGGATACAATTGAAGAGGATGAACCAATAGTAGAGATAGCAACGGATAAAGTGGATTCTGAGGTGCCTTCTCCGGCATCTGGAGTTATCAAAGAAGTGTTGTTTAACGAGGGAGATGTTGTTCCTGTGGGAGCAGTTTTTGCTATTATTGGAGCCGAAGGTGAGGAAACATCAACAGCTAGTTCACCTGCTCCTAAAACAGAGGCTTCAGAAGTTTCTACTGAGGTGGAGAAAGAATTATTAGCCCCTGTTACCGCTGGTTCAAATGGTAATGGAAGCTCAATCCCGAAAACCTCGGATGGTGGTAAGTTCTATTCTCCTCTCGTAAGGAGCATTGCAGAAACGGAAGGAGTTACGTTATCAGAACTAGAAGCTATTTCAGGTACGGGTCAAGAAGGAAGAGTAACCAAAAAAGATATTTTAGCTTACCTTGATAATAGAGGTGCTGCACCTGCTGTGAATGTACAGGTGGCTAAACCTGTTGAAGAGAAAGTAGATGCGAAACCGAAAACTGCTGGTCCGGCAGGCGATGGGGTAGCTACTCAGATACACAAAGCGCCTCCCGTTCCAATTGGTCCTAATGATGAGATCATTGAGATGGACAGGATGAGAAAGATGATTGCTGACCACATGGTGATGTCTACTCACGTTTCTCCTCATGTAACTTCTTTTGTCGAGGCAGATGTGACGAATATTGTTCTTTGGAGAGAAAAGAACAAGAAGTCTTTCTTGGAAAAAACAGGAGAGAAACTAACTTTCACGCCTATTTTCATTGAGGCGGTAGTGAAAGCGCTTCAAGATTACCCTATGGTTAATACCATGCTTAACGGTAAAGAAATTGTTGTGAAGAAGGATATTAATGTGGGGATGGCAACAGCTCTTCCAACGGGTAACCTGATCGTTCCTGTTATTCATAATGCTGATCAGTACAATATGGTTGGTCTGGCTAAGAAAGTAAATAGTTTGGCAGGAGCAGCAAGAGAAAATAAATTATCTCCTGATGATATTCAAGGAGGAACCTACACGGTGTCTAATGTGGGTACATTCGGAAATGTAATGGGCACGCCTATTATTAATCAACCGCAAAGTGCAATTTTAGCCTTAGGAGCAATTAGAAAGAAGCCTGCAGTAATAGAAACTCCATTTGGTGATACGATTGGTATCAGACATCAAATGTTCCTTTCTCACTCTTATGACCATAGAATTATTGATGGTGCTTTGGGAGGTAGTTTTGTGAAAAGAGTTGCAGAATACCTTGAGGCATTTGATATTGACAGAGCCATTTAA
- a CDS encoding glycosyltransferase family 2 protein, which produces MDLSVVIVNYNVKHFLEQCLNSVAIAMKGLSVEVFVVDNISIDGSVEMVQEKFPWVKLIANKENVGFSRANNQAIRIAEGRYVLLLNPDTVVEEDTFRKTIRFMDEHPDCGGLGVKMIDGKGEFLPESKRGLPTPSVAFYKISGLAKLFPKSKKFGKYHLGYLPKEETNEIEILSGAFMMMRKETLDKVGLLDEEFFMYGEDIDLSYRIILGGYKNYYYPETSIIHYKGESTKKSSINYVFVFYNAMIIFAKKHFSEKNAKLFSFFINIAIYIRAGMAIVSRFAKRMTLPFIDFLMVFGGFGVISYYYQQFKQSLEEGFEFETDVLLYELPLFALIVVLSIFLFGGYDKPIRLLSSTKGVLLGTLIILAVYGLLPKDYQFSRFVILIGSLLSGILVAINRWMLSLVKVEGYSLEDATKKRFLVVGDEGERDRIEPLLKQTTTISYLGSFLPAELENKQDETNIGALQRISDYIYINKINEVIFSVKNLSMQRIIETMSFLKTSRDVDYKIAQPDSMYLIGSNSIHTSGDLYILDLNSISSVANRRAKRVFDFLASLFLMLAFPVVLVLNKLNFQALKNVFLVLIGKRTWVGYFKMPKEHMNKVPSIKKGVIPCELIAHHDQKTVMKMNQIYAKDYSWTKDFSLLMRSLNHLAGAGVE; this is translated from the coding sequence GTGGATTTATCAGTTGTCATCGTCAATTATAACGTAAAGCACTTTCTTGAACAGTGTCTGAACTCTGTAGCAATCGCTATGAAGGGACTATCGGTGGAGGTGTTTGTTGTTGACAACATTTCTATCGATGGATCGGTTGAGATGGTTCAGGAAAAATTTCCTTGGGTAAAGCTGATCGCTAACAAGGAAAATGTTGGTTTTTCCAGAGCAAATAATCAAGCCATTCGTATTGCGGAAGGTAGGTATGTATTGTTGTTAAACCCTGATACAGTAGTAGAAGAAGATACGTTCAGAAAAACCATCAGGTTTATGGATGAGCATCCGGACTGTGGAGGTTTGGGAGTAAAAATGATTGACGGTAAGGGAGAGTTTCTTCCAGAATCGAAAAGAGGGTTGCCTACACCATCAGTCGCTTTTTATAAAATATCTGGGTTGGCAAAGTTGTTTCCCAAAAGCAAAAAGTTTGGAAAATATCACCTCGGGTATCTTCCTAAGGAGGAGACAAATGAAATCGAAATCCTATCTGGAGCATTCATGATGATGCGAAAAGAAACCTTAGACAAAGTTGGCTTGCTCGATGAGGAATTCTTTATGTATGGAGAGGATATTGATTTGAGTTATCGAATAATTCTGGGGGGCTACAAAAACTATTATTATCCAGAAACCAGCATCATTCATTACAAAGGAGAGAGTACTAAAAAGAGTTCGATTAACTACGTGTTTGTGTTTTATAACGCCATGATCATCTTTGCCAAAAAACACTTCTCAGAGAAGAATGCAAAGTTATTTTCTTTCTTCATTAATATAGCAATCTACATTCGTGCTGGAATGGCAATAGTTAGTCGCTTTGCAAAAAGAATGACGTTGCCGTTTATCGACTTTTTAATGGTCTTTGGTGGGTTTGGAGTGATCAGTTATTATTATCAGCAATTCAAACAATCATTAGAGGAAGGTTTTGAATTTGAAACCGATGTGTTACTCTACGAATTACCTTTGTTTGCTTTGATTGTGGTGTTGTCCATTTTTCTGTTTGGAGGATATGATAAACCCATTCGATTATTGTCATCTACAAAAGGAGTGCTGCTCGGAACGCTAATTATTTTAGCCGTGTATGGGCTACTACCAAAAGATTATCAGTTTTCACGATTTGTGATCCTGATAGGTAGTTTGCTAAGCGGAATCTTAGTGGCAATAAATCGTTGGATGCTTAGTTTGGTTAAAGTGGAAGGATATTCTCTGGAAGATGCAACAAAAAAACGGTTCTTAGTGGTGGGTGATGAAGGTGAAAGAGACCGTATTGAACCTTTGTTGAAGCAAACGACCACGATTTCGTATCTGGGGAGCTTCTTACCAGCTGAACTAGAGAATAAACAAGACGAAACAAATATTGGAGCTCTACAACGAATTTCAGACTACATCTACATCAACAAGATCAATGAGGTGATCTTTAGTGTCAAAAACTTGTCGATGCAACGCATTATTGAAACAATGTCTTTTCTGAAGACCTCGCGAGACGTGGATTATAAAATTGCACAACCAGACAGTATGTATCTGATTGGAAGTAATTCTATTCATACTTCTGGAGATTTATATATTCTTGATCTCAATTCCATAAGTAGCGTAGCCAACAGAAGAGCCAAGCGAGTGTTTGATTTTCTGGCATCACTTTTTTTAATGCTCGCATTTCCAGTAGTTCTAGTTTTGAATAAACTGAATTTTCAGGCATTGAAAAATGTCTTTCTTGTTTTGATTGGTAAAAGAACTTGGGTTGGATATTTTAAAATGCCCAAAGAGCACATGAACAAAGTGCCGAGTATCAAGAAAGGAGTTATCCCCTGCGAGTTGATTGCCCATCACGACCAAAAAACGGTCATGAAAATGAATCAGATTTATGCGAAAGATTATTCCTGGACCAAAGACTTTTCGCTCTTAATGAGGTCTCTCAACCATTTGGCTGGTGCAGGAGTGGAGTGA
- the recR gene encoding recombination mediator RecR, which translates to MELPSKYLQRAVEEMSSLPGIGKRTALRLVLSLLQQEKREVVGFAQSFIDLIEHTKMCKTCHNISDQEICGICSNPNRDKSTICVVSDIRDIMAIENTMQYKGVYHVLGGVISPMDGIGPNDLNIDSLISRLEPEGALEVILALSATTEGDTTNFYLYKKINSYPVKVTIISRGIGVGSELEYADEVTLGRSIINRSPFDLNISN; encoded by the coding sequence ATGGAATTACCTTCAAAATATTTGCAAAGAGCAGTTGAGGAAATGTCCTCACTTCCTGGTATTGGAAAACGAACGGCATTGCGCTTGGTCTTGAGTTTGTTACAGCAGGAAAAGAGAGAAGTGGTGGGATTTGCACAGAGTTTTATTGACTTAATTGAACATACGAAAATGTGTAAGACCTGTCACAATATCAGTGATCAGGAAATATGTGGTATTTGCAGTAATCCCAATCGAGATAAGTCTACCATCTGTGTGGTCAGTGATATTCGCGATATTATGGCCATTGAAAACACCATGCAATACAAAGGCGTGTATCACGTTTTGGGAGGAGTGATTTCACCAATGGATGGCATAGGTCCAAACGATTTGAATATTGACTCCTTGATTTCTCGATTGGAACCAGAAGGAGCTTTAGAGGTAATACTAGCGCTTAGCGCAACTACCGAGGGAGATACGACTAATTTTTATCTGTATAAAAAAATTAATTCATACCCTGTTAAAGTGACGATTATTTCAAGGGGAATTGGTGTTGGAAGTGAGTTGGAATACGCGGATGAGGTTACCTTAGGGAGATCAATTATTAATCGCTCACCATTTGATCTGAATATATCTAACTAA
- a CDS encoding sodium:solute symporter has translation MDILLGSVNIEVSLLCLFAYMSAITVLTIIIIYFMVLMGIMYLTSKGATNETFFVGERKSPWHIVAYGMIGASLSGVTFISVPGWVEGSQFSYMQMVLGYLVGYFVIAYVLLPIYYKLNLTSIYTYLEQRFGVISHKTGAIIFLGSRVLGASVRILLVASVLDAFVLSQWNVPFEVTVIASIALIWVYTNRGGIKTIIWTDTLQTTFMIIAVIVACIVVADQLDLFSKGVFSSIVNSEYSQIFFFEDINAKSHFLKYFLGGMFITIGMTGLDQDMMQKNLTCKSLKDAQKNMIFFSVILVFVNLLFLGMGALLYMYSNSTGIGQGVDSADHLFPSIALASETGNILAILFIIGLIAAAYSSADSALTSLTTSISFDLLNIEKKEKKQQNTLRKRVHVGVSLLLILVVLILKKYTDKSAIDALMFFAGFTYGPLIGIFAFGILTKRHISDLLVPILSIISIGISVLLSLYSKGGKLVDEGAPGILGDYVLGHELIIINAFITFILLIGFSKKAKLVV, from the coding sequence GTGGATATCCTTTTAGGCTCTGTGAACATTGAGGTTTCTTTATTGTGTTTATTTGCTTATATGAGTGCAATAACCGTCTTAACCATCATCATCATCTACTTTATGGTTCTCATGGGAATCATGTATTTGACTAGCAAAGGTGCCACAAATGAGACCTTCTTTGTAGGAGAGCGAAAGTCTCCCTGGCACATTGTTGCCTACGGAATGATTGGCGCTTCTCTTTCTGGAGTCACTTTTATTTCAGTACCTGGATGGGTAGAAGGTTCTCAATTCAGCTACATGCAAATGGTACTTGGATATCTTGTCGGGTATTTTGTCATTGCCTATGTACTCCTTCCCATCTACTACAAATTGAATCTCACATCCATTTACACCTATCTTGAACAACGCTTTGGAGTCATCTCTCATAAGACAGGAGCAATTATCTTTCTAGGATCAAGAGTTCTTGGAGCATCCGTTCGGATTCTTTTAGTTGCATCTGTTTTGGACGCCTTTGTTCTCTCACAATGGAATGTACCTTTTGAAGTTACAGTAATCGCCTCAATTGCTTTGATCTGGGTCTATACTAATCGAGGTGGTATAAAGACAATTATTTGGACAGACACGCTACAGACTACTTTTATGATCATCGCGGTGATTGTGGCTTGTATAGTGGTGGCTGATCAGCTAGACCTTTTCAGTAAAGGTGTATTTTCAAGCATCGTTAACAGTGAGTATTCGCAAATCTTTTTCTTTGAAGATATCAATGCAAAGAGTCATTTCCTGAAGTATTTCCTAGGCGGGATGTTCATCACCATTGGTATGACCGGACTCGATCAGGATATGATGCAAAAGAACCTTACTTGTAAGTCTCTTAAGGATGCTCAGAAAAACATGATCTTCTTTTCAGTTATTTTAGTATTCGTCAACTTACTATTTCTTGGTATGGGAGCCTTGTTATATATGTACAGCAATTCAACTGGCATTGGGCAGGGAGTTGATAGTGCAGACCATTTGTTCCCCTCAATCGCATTGGCCTCTGAGACTGGAAACATCCTAGCCATCTTATTTATAATTGGTCTAATAGCCGCAGCATATTCAAGTGCGGATAGTGCATTAACCTCACTTACCACCAGCATCAGTTTTGATTTACTCAACATCGAAAAGAAAGAAAAGAAACAACAAAACACACTTAGAAAGCGCGTTCATGTTGGTGTTTCCTTATTACTCATTCTTGTGGTGCTCATCTTAAAAAAATACACCGATAAAAGTGCCATCGATGCATTAATGTTCTTTGCTGGATTTACGTATGGCCCACTGATTGGAATTTTTGCTTTTGGCATACTAACCAAGCGACATATTTCCGATCTGCTCGTCCCTATTCTTAGTATTATCTCAATAGGCATTTCCGTCTTGCTATCTCTTTATTCTAAAGGAGGCAAGCTTGTAGACGAAGGTGCTCCTGGAATTCTTGGTGACTACGTACTTGGTCATGAATTGATCATTATCAATGCATTTATTACGTTTATCTTACTCATTGGGTTCTCCAAAAAAGCAAAACTGGTAGTATAA